Proteins found in one Ornithorhynchus anatinus isolate Pmale09 chromosome 8, mOrnAna1.pri.v4, whole genome shotgun sequence genomic segment:
- the GLDN gene encoding gliomedin: MLMTYSVVPVRVMVDLCNSTKGICLTGPPGADGPPGQIGLGGERGAPGKRGKIGPAGAKGEPGERGEKGDPGELGSTGPAGPPGQKGDSGEKGDPGDVSNDVPTAGAKGEPGPPGPPGPQGPPGPPGGRRSKARSLPSEFSNQCSGEACAVPNDDTLEGKEEEKKAGDSHLLRAGRVVRAVGSPTLVGRIEHTFGAWMAEPGNGSDGRIWVTEHFSGLIVQEFQDLAALANGSSRPVRLRWHFQGCGHTVASGFLYYHKGGSNSIVKFGLDSGSLATLRMDHALHFDRKYLFVNSKTYFRLAVDEQGLWVIYASSADASSILVARLDEATFSVLRHINTTYPRAKAGNAFVARGILYVTDTKDARVTFAFDLLEERQVEASFHLRASLSELAMLTYSPRERGLLAWEGGNLTLYPVRFLADGPVT; encoded by the exons ATGCTGATGACCTACTCCGTGGTACCG GTCCGCGTGATGGTGGATTTGTGTAACAGCACGAAAGGGATCTGCTTGACAG GGCCTCCAGGTGCAGACGGGCCCCCTGGACAGATCGGGCTGGGAGGAGAGCGTGGTGCTCCAGGCAAGAGGGGCAAAATAG GGCCGGCCGGGGCCAAGGGAGAGCCCGGGGAGAGAGGCGAGAAGGGAGACCCCGGGGAGTTGGGGTCgacgggccccgccggcccccccggccaGAAAGGAGacagtggagagaaaggggaccCCGGGGACGTCTCCAACGACGTGCCCACGGCAG gtGCCAAAGGTGAACCgggaccccccggccctcccggtcCCCAGGGCCCCCCCGGACCTCCTGGTGGACGACGATCTAAGGCGCGGTCTCTGCCCAGCGAGTTCAGCAACCAGTGCTCAG GTGAGGCGTGTGCAGTGCCTAATGATGACAccctggaagggaaggaagaagagaagaaagcaggAGACTCCCACCTCCTTCGGGCAG GGCGTGTGGTCCGCGCCGTCGGAAGCCCGACCCTCGTGGGCAGGATCGAGCACACGTTCGGGGCCTGGATGGCGGAGCCAGGGAACGGGAGCGATGGGCGGATCTGGGTGACGGAACATTTCTCAG GCCTCATCGTCCAAGAGTTCCAGGATCTGGCTGCGCTGGCCAATGGCAGCTCCCGGCCCGTCCGGCTGCGTTGGCATTTCCAGGGCTGTGGCCACACCGTGGCGAGTGGCTTCCTCTATTACCACAAAGGCGGCTCCAACTCCATCGTCAA ATTTGGCCTGGATAGCGGCTCGCTGGCCACACTCCGGATGGACCACGCCCTGCACTTCGATCGCAAGTACCTCTTTGTGAACTCCAAGACCTACTTCCGCCTGGCCGTCGACGAGCAGGGCCTTTGGGTCATCTATGCCTCCAGCGCGGACGCGTCCAGCATCCTGGTCGCCCGCTTGGACGAGGCCACTTTCTCTGTGCTGAGGCATATCAATACCACCTACCCCCGGGCCAAAGCGGGGAACGCGTTTGTTGCCCGCGGCATCCTCTACGTCACGGACACCAAGGACGCCAGGGTCACGTTCGCCTTCGATCTGCTGGAGGAGAGGCAGGTCGAAGCCAGCTTCCACCTGCGGGCGTCCCTGTCGGAGCTGGCCATGCTGACCTACAGCCCGAGGGAGCGGGGCCTGCTGGCCTGGGAGGGCGGGAACCTCACGCTCTATCCTGTCCGCTTTCTGGCCGATGGACCGGTCACGTGA